A single region of the Chrysoperla carnea chromosome 5, inChrCarn1.1, whole genome shotgun sequence genome encodes:
- the LOC123301059 gene encoding WD repeat, SAM and U-box domain-containing protein 1-like has product MATSSDYDYPIDVNNIRILQCLPVHQSDVTCCDFAIGNDFIYVITGSSDKLVRIWEWIIGDGFVETSFSPLSSHKYGVTSLQVSPQSSMLITGSIDGVAFLWRIKTGEKIYAFVQDNGDPIRVCRFSPNSVMVVTAGDNGAVCIWDLIHRSLIRTITQHEGIVQAISFTSDSLYLLTSCTLGVMNFWSVDSLCDTTIEESLPLITIGDAHDLGVLSCDFSPIVTIQEDNIQKRMYSLATSGNDHCIKIWKITAEVLPKQLNAFSEINFELTDFLDGHSSAITYVKYNIDGNYIASTSLDRTCRVWGLNENRDVAVLEGHSRYVNCCGFSQNNIFLATGSNDKSIIIWDLTGCTTFDSEFTNTLQLLNFKANLQENAVAKLGENHDNDVILLQQIENVHSISINCCDINRNDLTLVTASSSDENLYEEVEYSPLCEHTYSVNYVEFSKTNEYLVSCSLDGSAIIWNYLTGEQIFKPTFADEVCGIRTCRLSYDCKILVTAGDDERATVFDLENMESLAILEGHSDAITSIALTKNTKLLATVCSAGDLRLWSLESLSDSVETEPICVQLEAHDLGVQNCDFSENEMPIPNVNYTESQYYLLATCGNDSMVKLWKIKLPIIDESILDYGNVEVIEWRCLIGHGGNVNFVRFSPHNSDIVCSVATDRQARIWSPYSSVCLYTLDHESMLTSCAFSSDCSMIAISCLNKSIWVWKLPQKLVFQNILMNRIKNNKKSILNWTTNEVVLWIRSIDLGNLADTIIECNINGEILLNTDEDELSNTLNLDEDSKEIFLPQLAKLKSKQNIMDEKVSIPHEFLCPITQEVMRNPMKCTDGFTYEQSAIEEWFSSGKNTSPMTNEELEDMELTPNYELLIGIEAFINSN; this is encoded by the exons ATGGCTACGTCTAGTGACTACGATTATCCAATTGATGTGAATAATATTCGAATATTACAATGTTTGCCTGTACATCAAAGTGATGTTACATGCTGTGATTTTGCAATTGGCAATGATTTTATCTACGTTATAACTGGTTCAAG TGATAAGCTGGTTCGCATATGGGAATGGATTATCGGTGATGGATTTGTAGAAACATCATTTTCACCATTAAGTAGTCATAAATATGGTGTTACATCGTTACAAGTATCACCACAATCGTCAATGCTAATTACAGGGTCAATCGATGGGGTTGCATTTTTATGGCGAATAAAAACTGGCGAAAAGATTTATGCTTTTGTCCAGGACAATGGTGATCCTATACGTGTTTGCAG ATTCTCTCCAAATAGTGTCATGGTTGTCACGGCTGGAGATAATGGAGCAGTTTGTATATGGGATTTAATTCACAGAAGTTTAATAAg AACAATCACGCAACATGAAGGAATCGTTCAAGCCATATCGTTTACATCAGATTCTTTGTACCTGCTAACAAGCTGCACTTTAGGCGTGATGAATTTCTGGTCAGTTGATTCGCTATGTGACACAACCATTGAAGAAAGTTTACCTTTAATTACAATTGGGGATGCTCACGATCTAGGAGTTTTAAGCTGTGACTTTTCACCGATTGTTACTATTCAAG AGGATAACATACAAAAACGAATGTACAGCCTAGCAACATCAGGCAACGatcattgtataaaaatatggaaaattaccGCAGAAGTGCTACCCAAACAGTTAAATGCGTTCagcgaaataaattttgagctAACAGATTTTTTAGATGGACATTCATCAGCAATAActtatgttaaatataatattgatggTAATTATATTGCATCGACCAGTTTGGATCGAACCTGCCGTGTATGGGGTTTAAATGAGAATCGAGATGTCGCGGTACTCGAAGGACATTCGCGTTATGTAAATTGTTGTGGATTtagtcaaaataatatattcttagCAACTGGATCAAATGATAAATCGATTATTATTTGGGATTTAACTGGATGTACAACTTTTGATTCGGAATTTACAAATACATTacagttgttaaattttaag gcaaatttacaagaaaatgctGTTGCTAAATTAGGGGAAAACCACGATAACGACGTTATATTGTTACAACAAATAGAAAATGttcattcaatttcaattaattgttgTGATATTAATAGAAACGACCTCACCTTAGTTACAGCGTCAAG ttctgatgaaaatttgtatgaagaAGTTGAATATTCGCCATTATGTGAACATACGTATTCTGTAAATTATgtagaattttctaaaactaatgaatatttaGTTTCTTGTTCATTAGATGGTTCGGCAATCATATGGAATTATTTG acaggtgaacaaatatttaaaccaACATTTGCTGATGAAGTTTGTGGTATACGAACGTGTCGACTATCTtatgattgtaaaattttagttaCCGCTGGTGATGATGAACGAGCTACTGTATTTGATCTAGAAAATATGGAAAGTTTAGc aattttagaAGGTCATTCGGATGCAATTACATCAATCGCTCTAacaaaaaatacgaaattatTAGCTACCGTATGCAGTGCTGGTGATTTACGATTATGGTCGTTAGAATCTCTATCAGATTCTGTTGAGACTGAACCGATTTGTGTACAATTAGAAGCACATGATTTGGGTGTACAAAATTGTGATTTCTCCGAGAATGAAATGCCTATACCTAATGTGAATTATACCGAAAGTCAATATTATTTGTTAGCAACATGTGGGAACGATAGTATGGTCAAATTATGGAAGATTAAACTACCAatt atcgATGAGTCAATTTTGGATTATGGAAATGTTGAAGTGATTGAATGGCGTTGTTTAATTGGACATGGtggaaatgtaaattttgtacgATTTTCACCGCATAACAGTGACATTGTATGTTCGGTAGCAACAGATCGTCAAGCTAGAATTTGGTCACCATATAGTAGTGTATGTTTGTACACATTGGATCATGAATCAATGCTTACCTCGTGTGCCTTTTCGTCTGATTGTTCAATGATTGCAATCAGTTGTTTGAATAAAAGTATTTGGGTATGGAAATTACCACAGAAACTT GTGTTTCAGAATATATTAATGaatcgaattaaaaataataaaaagagtattTTAAATTGGACTACAAATGAAGTTGTGCTTTGGATACGAAGTATTGATTTAGGAAATTTAGCTGATACAATTATCGAATGTAATATAAATGgtgaaatattgttaaatacgGACGAGGATGAACTTAGCAATACACTTAATTTAG atgaagactctaaagaaatatttttaccgcAATTAGCAAAATTGAAGagcaaacaaaatattatggaTGAAAAAGTATCGATACCACATGAATTTTTATGTCCAATTACACAAGAAGTTATGCGAAATCCAATGAAATGCACGGATGGTTTTACATACGAACAATCAGCAATTGAAGAATGGTTCTCATCTGGTAAAAATACAAGTCCAATGACAAATGAAGAACTTGAAGATATGGAATTAACACCAAATTATGAACTTTTAATAGGAATTGAAGCatttattaattctaattaa